A part of Aegilops tauschii subsp. strangulata cultivar AL8/78 chromosome 2, Aet v6.0, whole genome shotgun sequence genomic DNA contains:
- the LOC109748329 gene encoding serine/threonine-protein kinase 54-like produces MEKQLRKGEGDRPMASWEIDLAKLDIHHREPPGSFGSFCSATYNGRKVLAKLLDQGEDGFMTETEISTRREAFRKEVAVWKELNHRNVARFIGASTGTTDRSIPADSGESSAPIDLPERACCVVVEYLCLGTLRQRLYAHRERKIGYKIVVEFALDLANGLSYLHSKDIVHRDVKPENMLLDAEAVVKIADFGVTRVQAKNPEDMTGMTGTLGYMAPEVIEGKPYDRKCDVYSFGICLWAIYCCDIPYYPGMSSIEISSAVVHNNLRPKIPRCCPTRLANIMKRCWDADPDKRPEMKEVVHLLEDLDTTKGGGMIPEGTNPGCFCFFGPRRVGP; encoded by the exons ATGGAGAAGCAGCTGCGCAAGGGGGAAGGCGACCGGCCCATGGCGTCCTGGGAGATCGACCTCGCCAAGCTCGACATCCACCACCGGGAACCGCCCGGATCCTTCGGCAGCTTCTGCAGCGCCACCTATAATGGCAGAAAGGTCCTGG CTAAACTATTGGACCAGGGAGAAGATGGCTTTATGACAGAGACTGAAATTTCTACTCGGCGCGAAGCATTCAGGAAGGAGGTTGCGGTCTGGAAGGAGCTCAACCACCGAAATGTTGCAAGG TTCATCGGTGCATCAACGGGTACCACTGACCGTAGCATTCCGGCTGATAGTGGCGAGAGCAGTGCACCCATTGATCTGCCAGAGAGAGCCTGTTGTGTTGTCGTTGAATATCTCTGTTTAGGAACACTGAGACAACGTCTATATGCTCACAGAGAGAGAAAGATCGGATACAAAATTGTGGTTGAGTTTGCGTTGGATTTGGCCAACGG ACTGAGCTATCTTCACTCGAAAGATATCGTGCATCGGGATGTCAAACCTGAGAACATGCTTCTTGACGCAGAAGCGGTCGTTAAGATCGCCGACTTTGGCGTCACCCGTGTCCAAGCTAAGAATCCGGAGGACATGACAGGCATGACAGGCACTCTCGGTTACATGGCCCCGGAG GTTATTGAGGGCAAGCCATACGACAGAAAGTGCGATGTTTACAGCTTTGGGATTTGCTTGTGGGCGATCTACTGCTGTGACATACCGTACTATCCAGGCATGAGCTCCATAGAGATCTCGTCTGCTGTTGTTCACAAT AATCTGCGACCTAAGATCCCACGCTGCTGCCCAACCCGGTTGGCGAACATCATGAAGAGATGCTGGGACGCTGACCCTGATAAGCGGCCCGAGATGAAGGAGGTGGTGCATCTCCTGGAGGATCTTGACACGACCAAGGGCGGAGGCATGATTCCGGAAGGGACGAACCCCGGGTGCTTCTGCTTTTTCGGACCCCGGCGTGTAGGTCCATAG